From Camelina sativa cultivar DH55 chromosome 7, Cs, whole genome shotgun sequence, one genomic window encodes:
- the LOC104703469 gene encoding uncharacterized protein LOC104703469: protein MAPNGRRKSVSGSLVKPPPPPKLAKGSLHRTLSDISLDFHREEEKGLGTIVEVEKAKCKCCGMREECTMEYIESVREKFFGKWICGLCSEAVKEEREKRDENGLEGALKEHMSACLRFNKLGREYPALYQADAMKDMLRRSTRGQTISHKPTLQNKPAISRTSSCIPAITRDLN from the coding sequence ATGGCACCAAACGGGAGAAGGAAGAGCGTGAGCGGAAGCTTAGTGAAGCCGCCGCCACCACCAAAGCTAGCGAAAGGGTCACTGCATAGGACCCTGTCAGACATATCGTTGGATTtccacagagaagaagagaaaggactCGGGACGATAGTGGAGGTGGAGAAGGCAAAATGCAAATGCTGCGGGATGAGGGAGGAGTGCACAATGGAGTACATAGAGAGTGTGAGGGAGAAGTTCTTTGGGAAGTGGATATGCGGTCTCTGCTCAGAGGCGGTGAAGGAGGAGAGGGAGAAAAGGGATGAGAATGGCCTTGAAGGGGCCTTGAAGGAGCACATGAGCGCCTGCCTCAGGTTCAACAAGCTCGGAAGGGAATATCCTGCCCTCTACCAAGCTGATGCCATGAAAGACATGCTCCGGAGAAGCACGAGGGGTCAGACTATTAGCCATAAACCCACTCTTCAGAATAAGCCTGCTATTTCCCGTACTTCAAGCTGTATTCCGGCGATCACCAGGGACCTTAATTAA
- the LOC104703471 gene encoding uncharacterized protein LOC104703471 has product MNDPSFNLHLKHKRDVSNLIKTKKKMGDSSPDFRAPPPSPVASSRRASFTANEDVLSKFLDKCGRVPNLVLPDKVFPKHTFLVNPPPTFDFLRLGSLSTLLADAIATFGCFQLINHGVPEAMVNAAMDKFISHDETEEEFLFYKDDISDHSDFLRYCRDLMGEAERIGKAVREKLGGRNQDEEEEEGVGVCYVKNHDHLNSKHESKEEAIRMLIRGYDERHSLCLNFCHAEFHLYSKRGWVSFSPRPDAVVVTLGDEGWSGKFKGVVGRPLLYKSSDLHHDHHFLISLSFLYTSNTLHSINSRGIINKKKKMTISFAQQLLFALFLTLLFPFLLS; this is encoded by the exons atgAATGATCCTTCCTTCAATCTACATTTAAAGCATAAAAGAGATGtaagtaatttaattaagacaaaaaaaaaaatgggagattCATCTCCTGACTTCCGAGCTCCTCCTCCATCCCCCGTAGCATCAAGCCGCAGGGCCTCCTTCACAGCTAACGAAGACGTCCTCTCGAAGTTCCTGGACAAGTGTGGGCGAGTCCCAAATCTTGTATTGCCCGATAAAGTCTTCCCCAAGCACACATTCCTTGTGAACCCTCCTCCCACCTTCGATTTCCTCCGGTTGGGCTCCCTTTCCACCCTCCTCGCCGATGCCATCGCCACCTTCGGTTGTTTTCAGCTCATTAACCACGGCGTTCCTGAGGCTATGGTGAATGCCGCCATGGACAAATTCATTTCCCACGATGAGACAGAGGAGGAGTTCCTTTTTTATAAAGACGATATTTCTGATCATTCAGATTTTTTgag ATATTGCAGGGACTTGATGGGTGAGGCAGAGAGGATAGGGAAAGCCGTGAGAGAAAAGCTAGGAGGAAGAAaccaagacgaagaagaggaagaaggggTAGGTGTTTGCTACGTGAAGAATCATGATCATCTCAATAGCAAACACGAATCAAAGGAAGAAGCCATAAGGATGCTGATAAGAGGGTATGACGAAAGACACTCTCTATGTCTCAACTTCTGCCATGCAGAGTTCCACCTCTATTCCAAGAGAGGTTGGGTCTCCTTCTCCCCTCGTCCCGATGCGGTGGTTGTAACGCTCGGAGATGAAGGCTGGAGCGGCAAATTCAAGGGTGTTGTTGGGAGGCCCCTTCTTTACAAATCATCGGATCTTCATCATGATCACCACTTTCTCATTTCTCTATCCTTTCTCTACACTAGTAACACTCTCCACAGCATCAACAGCAGAGGGATTatcaataagaagaagaagatgaccatTTCCTTCGCCCAACAGCTCCTCTTTGCTCTCTTTCTCACACTCCTCTTCCCTTTCTTACTTTCTTGA
- the LOC104703472 gene encoding NADP-dependent malic enzyme 4, chloroplastic has translation MASLGAMISLSPSSFLNKTTGVPGCSTHLSLRQPRLVTAPASFRVFSSLGSNRDPNGSVLIETSATSSSSSSLETSAADIVPKSTVSGGVQDVYGEDAATEDMPITPWSLSVASGYTLLRDPHHNKGLAFSHRERDAHYLRGLLPPTVISQDLQVKKMMHTLRQYQVPLQRYMAMMDLQETNERLFYKLLIDHVEELLPVVYTPTVGEACQKYGSIFLRPQGLFISLKEKGKIHEVLRNWPEKNIQVIVVTDGERILGLGDLGCQGMGIPVGKLSLYTALGGVRPSACLPVTIDVGTNNEKLLNDEFYIGLRQRRATGEEYSELMDEFMTAVKQNYGEKVVIQFEDFANHNAFDLLAKYGTTHLVFNDDIQGTASVVLAGLIAALRFVGGSLSNHRFLFLGAGEAGTGIAELIALEISKKSHIPLEEARKNIWLVDSKGLIVSSRKESIQHFKKPWAHDHEPIRQLVDAVKAIKPTVLIGTSGVGQTFTQEVVETMAKLNEKPIILSLSNPTSQSECTAEEAYTWSQGRAIFASGSPFAPVEYEGKTFVPGQANNAYIFPGFGLGLIMSGTIRVHDDMLLAASEALAEQLTEEHYEKGMIYPPFRNIRKISARIAAKVAAKAYELGLATRLPQPKELEQCAESSMYSPSYRSYR, from the exons ATGGCATCCCTAGGCGCCATGATCTCTCTCAGTCCCTCCTCGTTTCTG AACAAGACTACGGGTGTTCCTGGATGTTCCACCCACCTCTCTCTGCGCCAGCCTAGACTTGTAACCGCTCCTGCTTCCTTCAGAGTGTTTTCCTCTCTCGGATCTAACCGGGATCCCAACGGCAGCGTTTTGATTGAGACCTCTGCCacttcatcctcctcctcctctctcgaGACCTCCGCCGCTGACATTGTTCCCAAATCCACCGTCTCTGGTGGAGTTCAGGATGTCTACGGCGAGGATGCTGCCACCGAGGACATGCCCATCACTCCTTGGTCTCTCTCTGTCGCCAG TGGGTATACGTTGTTGCGTGATCCCCATCACAACAAGGGCCTTGCCTTTAGCCACAGGGAGCGTGACGCTCACTATCTACGCGGCCTCCTCCCCCCCACTGTTATCTCCCAAGATCTTCAG GTTAAAAAAATGATGCATACTCTTCGTCAGTATCAAGTTCCCTTGCAGAGGTATATGGCTATGATGGATCTCCAG GAGACCAACGAGAGGCTGTTTTACAAGCTTCTCATTGATCACGTCGAGGAGTTGCTACCAGTTGTCTATACTCCAACGGTTGGGGAAGCCTGCCAGAAGTATGGTAGCATTTTCCTGCGTCCACAGGGCCTTTTTATCAGCTTGAAAGAAAA AGGTAAGATTCATGAAGTGCTGAGGAACTGGCCTGAGAAGAACATCCAGGTCATTGTTGTCACTGATGGGGAGCGCATTTTAGGGTTAGGAGATCTTGGATGTCAG GGAATGGGAATACCAGTTGGCAAACTTTCTCTATATACAGCCCTTGGAGGTGTTCGGCCATCTGCC TGTCTTCCCGTAACAATCGATGTTGGGACAAACAATGAAAAGCTACTGAACGATGAATTCTACATAGGGCTCCGCCAAAGGAGAGCTACAGGAGAG GAATACTCTGAACTTATGGATGAATTCATGACAGCAGTCAAGCAGAACTATGGGGAGAAAGTCGTTATTCAG TTTGAAGACTTTGCGAACCATAATGCTTTTGACCTGTTAGCTAAGTATGGTACAACACATCTTGTTTTCAATGACGATATTCAG GGCACGGCATCAGTTGTGCTTGCGGGACTTATTGCTGCTCTTAGATTTGTGGGTGGATCCTTGTCAAACCACAGATTCCTCTTCCTAGGTGCTGGAGAG GCTGGCACTGGAATTGCTGAACTAATTGCTCTTGAGATATCAAAGAAG TCCCATATTCCATTAGAAGAAGCTCGGAAGAATATTTGGCTCGTTGATTCGAAG ggATTGATTGTCAGTTCCCGGAAAGAATCCATTCAACATTTCAAAAAACCCTGGGCTCATGACCATGAACCGATAAGGCAACTTGTTGATGCCGTCAAG GCAATCAAGCCGACAGTTCTGATCGGAACTTCGGGAGTAGGTCAAACATTCACTCAAGAAGTGGTGGAAACCATGGCAAAGCTAAATGAG AAACCCAtcattctttctctttcaaacCCAACTTCTCAGTCAGAATGTACGGCGGAAGAGGCCTATACGTGGAGTCAG GGACGGGCGATCTTTGCAAGTGGAAGCCCATTTGCGCCAGTAGAGTATGAGGGAAAGACGTTTGTGCCTGGACAG GCGAACAATGCATATATTTTCCCTGGGTTTGGACTGGGGCTAATAATGTCAGGGACTATCCGCGTCCATGATGACATGCTTTTGGCTGCATCAGAAGCTTTGGCTGAGCAACTGACGGAGGAGCACTATGAGAAGGGGATGATATACCCTCCCTTCAGGAACATCAGAAAAATATCAGCTCGTATTGCAGCTAAGGTGGCTGCCAAGGCCTATGAACTGG GATTGGCGACGAGGTTGCCTCAGCCCAAGGAGCTGGAGCAGTGTGCTGAGAGTAGCATGTACAGCCCTTCATATCGAAGCTACCGCTGA
- the LOC104703473 gene encoding uncharacterized protein LOC104703473 isoform X3 — MVREKDICWEYAEKLDGNKVKCKFCSRVLNGGISRLKHHLSRLPSKGVNPCAKVRHDVTDRVRSILSAKDDDAKDSPLTNINNKPPQVKPPPPLSASLPESDVALSSASKLFPTSTLLQLPQSSSSSPTTAQDTAERCISLFFLENKIDWCVSRSPSYHSMLDAIAKCGPAFVAPPLKTELLLDRVKSEITLQLKETQKEWVTTGCTVIAEAWTDNKSRALINFSVSSPSRIFFHKSVDASSYFKNTKCLADLFDSIIQDIGHEHIVQIIMDNSFSYTGISNHILQNYGSIFVSPCASQCLNMILEEFSKVDWVNQCILQAQVISKFVYNNSSVLDLMRKLTCGQDIIRSGVTRSVSNFLSLQSMMKQKARLKHLFNSPEYTPTNTNKPQSMSCVNILEDDDFWRSVEESVAISEPILKVLREVSSGKPAVGSIYELMSKAKESIRTYYIMDENKHKVFSDIVDSKWCDHLHSPLHAAAAFLNPSIQYNPEIKFLTSLKEDFFKVLEKLLPTSDLRRDITNQIFTFTRAKGLFGCNLAMEARASVSPVMQVSGGSSLVTQHLFCSGWPSGY, encoded by the exons A TGGTACGAGAAAAGGATATCTGCTGGGAATACGCAGAGAAACTCGATGGTAATAAGGTGAAATGCAAGTTTTGCTCCAGAGTTCTTAATGGCGGCATTAGCAGGTTGAAGCATCATCTCTCTCGCCTTCCCAGTAAAGGTGTCAACCCTTGTGCCAAGGTTAGACACGATGTTACTGACAGAGTCCGATCCATTTTATCGGCCAAGGATGATGATGCCAAAGATTCCCCTCtcaccaacatcaacaacaagcCTCCCCAAGTTAAACCACCACCACCTTTATCTGCTTCCCTGCCTGAATCTGATGTTGCTCTCTCTTCTGCTTCCAAACTCTTTCCTACTAGTACTCTCCTTCAACTACCCCagtcctcctcctcttctccaaCTACTGCTCAGGATACTGCAGAGAGGtgtatttctcttttcttccttgAGAACAAGATTGACTGGTGTGTTTCCCGCTCACCCTCTTATCACTCTATGCTCGATGCCATTGCCAAGTGTGGTCCTGCATTTGTTGCCCCACCTCTCAAGACTGAATTGCTGCTGGACAGGGTTAAATCAGAAATTACTTTACAACTCAAAGAGACTCAAAAGGAGTGGGTCACCACGGGCTGTACTGTCATCGCAGAGGCATGGACCGACAACAAATCTCGAGCTCTCATTAACTTCTCCGTCTCATCACCTTCCAGAATCTTTTTTCACAAGTCTGTGGACGCCTCCTCATATTTTAAGAACACAAAATGCCTTGCTGATCTCTTTGATTCTATCATCCAAGATATTGGACATGAGCATATAGTGCAAATCATTATGGACAACAGCTTCAGCTACACAGGTATCTCAAACCATATCTTGCAAAACTATGGAAGCATTTTCGTGTCCCCTTGTGCATCTCAGTGTTTGAACATGATATTAGAAGAATTCTCCAAGGTAGATTGGGTCAACCAATGTATATTGCAAGCGCAGGTCATATCTAAGTTTGTGTACAACAATAGCTCCGTGCTAGATTTGATGAGAAAGTTAACATGTGGGCAAGATATTATCAGAAGCGGTGTCACAAGGTCTGTTTCCAATTTTCTATCGTTGCAGTCAATGATGAAACAAAAAGCAAGGTTAAAGCACTTGTTCAATAGCCCAGAGTATACCCCCACTAATACTAATAAACCACAGAGCATGTCATGCGTGAATATCCTAGAGGATGATGATTTTTGGAGATCTGTGGAAGAAAGTGTGGCTATTTCCGAGCCTATCCTGAAAGTGTTGAGGGAAGTTTCTAGTGGAAAGCCCGCTGTAGGATCTATATATGAGTTAATGTCCAAGGCCAAGGAGTCAATACGGACATACTACATAATGGATGAGAATAAGCATAAGGTCTTTTCTGACATAGTTGATTCCAAGTGGTGTGACCATCTGCATTCACCTCTTCATGCAGCGGCAGCATTCTTGAACCCCAGTATTCAGTATAACCCGGAGATTAAGTTCCTCACTTCCTTGaaagaagattttttcaaaGTGTTGGAGAAACTTCTTCCCACTAGCGATCTAAGACGTGATATTACAAATCAGATATTCACTTTCACTAGGGCAAAGGGATTGTTCGGCTGTAACCTGGCGATGGAGGCGAGGGCTTCAGTTTCACCAG TAATGCAGGTCTCTGGTGGGAGCAGTTTGGTGACTCAGCACCTGTTTTGCAGCGGGTGGCCATCAGGATACTGA
- the LOC104703473 gene encoding uncharacterized protein LOC104703473 isoform X1 encodes MVREKDICWEYAEKLDGNKVKCKFCSRVLNGGISRLKHHLSRLPSKGVNPCAKVRHDVTDRVRSILSAKDDDAKDSPLTNINNKPPQVKPPPPLSASLPESDVALSSASKLFPTSTLLQLPQSSSSSPTTAQDTAERCISLFFLENKIDWCVSRSPSYHSMLDAIAKCGPAFVAPPLKTELLLDRVKSEITLQLKETQKEWVTTGCTVIAEAWTDNKSRALINFSVSSPSRIFFHKSVDASSYFKNTKCLADLFDSIIQDIGHEHIVQIIMDNSFSYTGISNHILQNYGSIFVSPCASQCLNMILEEFSKVDWVNQCILQAQVISKFVYNNSSVLDLMRKLTCGQDIIRSGVTRSVSNFLSLQSMMKQKARLKHLFNSPEYTPTNTNKPQSMSCVNILEDDDFWRSVEESVAISEPILKVLREVSSGKPAVGSIYELMSKAKESIRTYYIMDENKHKVFSDIVDSKWCDHLHSPLHAAAAFLNPSIQYNPEIKFLTSLKEDFFKVLEKLLPTSDLRRDITNQIFTFTRAKGLFGCNLAMEARASVSPGLWWEQFGDSAPVLQRVAIRILSQVCSGYNLERQWSTFQQMHWERRNKIDREILNNMTYVNQNLKLGRMITLETDPIVLEDIDMMSEWVEEAENPSPAQWLDRFGSALDGGDLNTRQFGGAIFSANDHNIFGL; translated from the exons A TGGTACGAGAAAAGGATATCTGCTGGGAATACGCAGAGAAACTCGATGGTAATAAGGTGAAATGCAAGTTTTGCTCCAGAGTTCTTAATGGCGGCATTAGCAGGTTGAAGCATCATCTCTCTCGCCTTCCCAGTAAAGGTGTCAACCCTTGTGCCAAGGTTAGACACGATGTTACTGACAGAGTCCGATCCATTTTATCGGCCAAGGATGATGATGCCAAAGATTCCCCTCtcaccaacatcaacaacaagcCTCCCCAAGTTAAACCACCACCACCTTTATCTGCTTCCCTGCCTGAATCTGATGTTGCTCTCTCTTCTGCTTCCAAACTCTTTCCTACTAGTACTCTCCTTCAACTACCCCagtcctcctcctcttctccaaCTACTGCTCAGGATACTGCAGAGAGGtgtatttctcttttcttccttgAGAACAAGATTGACTGGTGTGTTTCCCGCTCACCCTCTTATCACTCTATGCTCGATGCCATTGCCAAGTGTGGTCCTGCATTTGTTGCCCCACCTCTCAAGACTGAATTGCTGCTGGACAGGGTTAAATCAGAAATTACTTTACAACTCAAAGAGACTCAAAAGGAGTGGGTCACCACGGGCTGTACTGTCATCGCAGAGGCATGGACCGACAACAAATCTCGAGCTCTCATTAACTTCTCCGTCTCATCACCTTCCAGAATCTTTTTTCACAAGTCTGTGGACGCCTCCTCATATTTTAAGAACACAAAATGCCTTGCTGATCTCTTTGATTCTATCATCCAAGATATTGGACATGAGCATATAGTGCAAATCATTATGGACAACAGCTTCAGCTACACAGGTATCTCAAACCATATCTTGCAAAACTATGGAAGCATTTTCGTGTCCCCTTGTGCATCTCAGTGTTTGAACATGATATTAGAAGAATTCTCCAAGGTAGATTGGGTCAACCAATGTATATTGCAAGCGCAGGTCATATCTAAGTTTGTGTACAACAATAGCTCCGTGCTAGATTTGATGAGAAAGTTAACATGTGGGCAAGATATTATCAGAAGCGGTGTCACAAGGTCTGTTTCCAATTTTCTATCGTTGCAGTCAATGATGAAACAAAAAGCAAGGTTAAAGCACTTGTTCAATAGCCCAGAGTATACCCCCACTAATACTAATAAACCACAGAGCATGTCATGCGTGAATATCCTAGAGGATGATGATTTTTGGAGATCTGTGGAAGAAAGTGTGGCTATTTCCGAGCCTATCCTGAAAGTGTTGAGGGAAGTTTCTAGTGGAAAGCCCGCTGTAGGATCTATATATGAGTTAATGTCCAAGGCCAAGGAGTCAATACGGACATACTACATAATGGATGAGAATAAGCATAAGGTCTTTTCTGACATAGTTGATTCCAAGTGGTGTGACCATCTGCATTCACCTCTTCATGCAGCGGCAGCATTCTTGAACCCCAGTATTCAGTATAACCCGGAGATTAAGTTCCTCACTTCCTTGaaagaagattttttcaaaGTGTTGGAGAAACTTCTTCCCACTAGCGATCTAAGACGTGATATTACAAATCAGATATTCACTTTCACTAGGGCAAAGGGATTGTTCGGCTGTAACCTGGCGATGGAGGCGAGGGCTTCAGTTTCACCAG GTCTCTGGTGGGAGCAGTTTGGTGACTCAGCACCTGTTTTGCAGCGGGTGGCCATCAGGATACTGAGCCAAGTGTGCAGCGGTTACAACTTGGAACGCCAATGGAGCACATTCCAGCAGATGCACTGGGAAAGGCGGAACAAGATTGACAGAGAGATATTGAACAATATGACGTACGTGAATCAGAATCTAAAGTTGGGGAGAATGATTACCCTGGAGACAGACCCTATTGTCCTGGAGGACATTGACATGATGTCGGAGTGGGTGGAAGAGGCAGAGAATCCCAGCCCTGCCCAGTGGCTAGACCGTTTTGGGTCCGCCCTTGATGGAGGGGACTTGAACACCAGGCAGTTTGGCGGTGCTATTTTCAGTGCCAACGACCATAACATCTTCGGCTTGTGA
- the LOC104703473 gene encoding uncharacterized protein LOC104703473 isoform X2 encodes MVREKDICWEYAEKLDGNKVKCKFCSRVLNGGISRLKHHLSRLPSKGVNPCAKVRHDVTDRVRSILSAKDDDAKDSPLTNINNKPPQVKPPPPLSASLPESDVALSSASKLFPTSTLLQLPQSSSSSPTTAQDTAERCISLFFLENKIDWVKSEITLQLKETQKEWVTTGCTVIAEAWTDNKSRALINFSVSSPSRIFFHKSVDASSYFKNTKCLADLFDSIIQDIGHEHIVQIIMDNSFSYTGISNHILQNYGSIFVSPCASQCLNMILEEFSKVDWVNQCILQAQVISKFVYNNSSVLDLMRKLTCGQDIIRSGVTRSVSNFLSLQSMMKQKARLKHLFNSPEYTPTNTNKPQSMSCVNILEDDDFWRSVEESVAISEPILKVLREVSSGKPAVGSIYELMSKAKESIRTYYIMDENKHKVFSDIVDSKWCDHLHSPLHAAAAFLNPSIQYNPEIKFLTSLKEDFFKVLEKLLPTSDLRRDITNQIFTFTRAKGLFGCNLAMEARASVSPGLWWEQFGDSAPVLQRVAIRILSQVCSGYNLERQWSTFQQMHWERRNKIDREILNNMTYVNQNLKLGRMITLETDPIVLEDIDMMSEWVEEAENPSPAQWLDRFGSALDGGDLNTRQFGGAIFSANDHNIFGL; translated from the exons A TGGTACGAGAAAAGGATATCTGCTGGGAATACGCAGAGAAACTCGATGGTAATAAGGTGAAATGCAAGTTTTGCTCCAGAGTTCTTAATGGCGGCATTAGCAGGTTGAAGCATCATCTCTCTCGCCTTCCCAGTAAAGGTGTCAACCCTTGTGCCAAGGTTAGACACGATGTTACTGACAGAGTCCGATCCATTTTATCGGCCAAGGATGATGATGCCAAAGATTCCCCTCtcaccaacatcaacaacaagcCTCCCCAAGTTAAACCACCACCACCTTTATCTGCTTCCCTGCCTGAATCTGATGTTGCTCTCTCTTCTGCTTCCAAACTCTTTCCTACTAGTACTCTCCTTCAACTACCCCagtcctcctcctcttctccaaCTACTGCTCAGGATACTGCAGAGAGGtgtatttctcttttcttccttgAGAACAAGATTGACTG GGTTAAATCAGAAATTACTTTACAACTCAAAGAGACTCAAAAGGAGTGGGTCACCACGGGCTGTACTGTCATCGCAGAGGCATGGACCGACAACAAATCTCGAGCTCTCATTAACTTCTCCGTCTCATCACCTTCCAGAATCTTTTTTCACAAGTCTGTGGACGCCTCCTCATATTTTAAGAACACAAAATGCCTTGCTGATCTCTTTGATTCTATCATCCAAGATATTGGACATGAGCATATAGTGCAAATCATTATGGACAACAGCTTCAGCTACACAGGTATCTCAAACCATATCTTGCAAAACTATGGAAGCATTTTCGTGTCCCCTTGTGCATCTCAGTGTTTGAACATGATATTAGAAGAATTCTCCAAGGTAGATTGGGTCAACCAATGTATATTGCAAGCGCAGGTCATATCTAAGTTTGTGTACAACAATAGCTCCGTGCTAGATTTGATGAGAAAGTTAACATGTGGGCAAGATATTATCAGAAGCGGTGTCACAAGGTCTGTTTCCAATTTTCTATCGTTGCAGTCAATGATGAAACAAAAAGCAAGGTTAAAGCACTTGTTCAATAGCCCAGAGTATACCCCCACTAATACTAATAAACCACAGAGCATGTCATGCGTGAATATCCTAGAGGATGATGATTTTTGGAGATCTGTGGAAGAAAGTGTGGCTATTTCCGAGCCTATCCTGAAAGTGTTGAGGGAAGTTTCTAGTGGAAAGCCCGCTGTAGGATCTATATATGAGTTAATGTCCAAGGCCAAGGAGTCAATACGGACATACTACATAATGGATGAGAATAAGCATAAGGTCTTTTCTGACATAGTTGATTCCAAGTGGTGTGACCATCTGCATTCACCTCTTCATGCAGCGGCAGCATTCTTGAACCCCAGTATTCAGTATAACCCGGAGATTAAGTTCCTCACTTCCTTGaaagaagattttttcaaaGTGTTGGAGAAACTTCTTCCCACTAGCGATCTAAGACGTGATATTACAAATCAGATATTCACTTTCACTAGGGCAAAGGGATTGTTCGGCTGTAACCTGGCGATGGAGGCGAGGGCTTCAGTTTCACCAG GTCTCTGGTGGGAGCAGTTTGGTGACTCAGCACCTGTTTTGCAGCGGGTGGCCATCAGGATACTGAGCCAAGTGTGCAGCGGTTACAACTTGGAACGCCAATGGAGCACATTCCAGCAGATGCACTGGGAAAGGCGGAACAAGATTGACAGAGAGATATTGAACAATATGACGTACGTGAATCAGAATCTAAAGTTGGGGAGAATGATTACCCTGGAGACAGACCCTATTGTCCTGGAGGACATTGACATGATGTCGGAGTGGGTGGAAGAGGCAGAGAATCCCAGCCCTGCCCAGTGGCTAGACCGTTTTGGGTCCGCCCTTGATGGAGGGGACTTGAACACCAGGCAGTTTGGCGGTGCTATTTTCAGTGCCAACGACCATAACATCTTCGGCTTGTGA